GTCCAACGCCTGTTTTAATAATTGCTCAAGCGGCAGGATCACGCCTTGCTGGCGCAAGCGCAGGGCTTCGTCCTGATCGAGGTCGCGGGCCATGACGACTGAGCAGAACGCCAGCAGCACCAGCGCCATGCGTGAAAATGAACACACCTTCATTACGTATCCTGATGATCCTTGAGAACCTGG
This region of Pseudomonas mandelii genomic DNA includes:
- a CDS encoding PepSY domain-containing protein; translated protein: MKVCSFSRMALVLLAFCSVVMARDLDQDEALRLRQQGVILPLEQLLKQALDRYPGSKLLEAELEEKHDVYIYEVELLTTEGVVRELDLDATTGQLLKDKED